The following proteins are co-located in the Carassius auratus strain Wakin chromosome 7, ASM336829v1, whole genome shotgun sequence genome:
- the LOC113106629 gene encoding histone H2B, whose translation MPEPAKSAPKKGSKKAVTKTAAKGGKKRRKSRKESYAIYVYKVLKQVHPDTGISSKAMGIMNSFVNDIFERIAGESSRLAHYNKRSTITSREIQTAVRLLLPGELAKHAVSEGTKAVTKYTSSK comes from the coding sequence ATGCCTGAACCAGCAAAGTCCGCGCCGAAGAAAGGCTCCAAGAAGGCCGTCACCAAGACCGCCGCGAAAGGAGGAAAGAAGCGCAGAAAGTCCAGGAAGGAGAGCTACGCCATCTACGTGTACAAAGTGCTGAAGCAGGTTCATCCTGACACCGGGATCTCTTCGAAGGCGATGGGCATCATGAACTCTTTCGTCAACGACATCTTCGAGCGCATCGCCGGTGAGTCGTCTCGTCTCGCTCACTACAACAAGCGCTCCACCATCACTTCCCGAGAGATCCAGACCGCCGTGCGTCTGCTGCTGCCCGGGGAGCTGGCCAAACACGCCGTGTCCGAGGGCACCAAGGCCGTCACCAAATACACCAGCTCCAAGTAG